A single genomic interval of Pyrobaculum arsenaticum DSM 13514 harbors:
- a CDS encoding ATP-binding protein, protein MLLPAFGYAYDYLRNIPFVFTGSKAGLLLKFLKLEDPESPLFGRYAERLENRPFPRELALRFLRGGFSQAGVRVDEGLIQMAVDELDGVIGWLAYFGLRALRRPSNMPQG, encoded by the coding sequence ATGTTGCTACCCGCCTTCGGATACGCCTACGACTACTTGAGGAACATCCCCTTCGTCTTCACCGGCTCTAAGGCTGGGCTACTTCTGAAATTCCTCAAGCTGGAAGACCCCGAGAGCCCCCTTTTTGGGCGGTACGCGGAGAGGCTCGAAAATAGGCCCTTCCCCCGGGAGCTGGCGCTGAGGTTCCTTAGAGGGGGGTTCAGCCAGGCCGGGGTAAGGGTTGACGAAGGCCTCATACAGATGGCAGTCGACGAGCTGGATGGCGTCATCGGATGGCTGGCCTACTTCGGCCTCAGGGCGTTGAGGAGGCCCTCGAACATGCCACAAGGCTAG